From a single Francisella halioticida genomic region:
- a CDS encoding glycerol-3-phosphate dehydrogenase/oxidase yields the protein MQDNYDIIIIGGGATGFGCAVEAVSRGYKTLLLEAYDFGKGTSSKSTKIIHGGLRYLENFDFALVKEGLKERFSFLHNAPHLTHRQSYLIPTRSYFETIKYTIGVKMYEFLSGKYKIGKSYNLNKKQTLAELPNIEDSKLKKSLIYYDGQFDDTRLLISLMKTFESKDGVALNYHKVENVFSSTSSRLDTVKVLDTLSGEQKEFTAKHIINATGTFTDKTIDIANQQESHKYVSVAQGTHIVFDRNKFPTEHAILIPETDDGRVLFILPWHEHLIVGTTDIKKEAPSIEPKADKQEIDFILETFNQYAKEKATIADIRSVYCGQRPLVTPKRAKNSAKISRKHEIVESKDGLITVVGGKWTIFRRMGQDVIDYIESKKIAQKISKTSDELLVDAIDSKEVYPLRVYGKNVNKIKDIQEEIDSSELLHKDLPYYQAEVVYHARYEKAKTVEDVLARRTRAAFLDIKASIEASSVVARLMAKELGKDRSWQSQQVEDFKKFAKNFDVKELI from the coding sequence ATGCAAGATAATTACGACATTATAATAATTGGTGGTGGTGCAACTGGTTTTGGTTGTGCTGTGGAGGCAGTTTCTAGAGGTTATAAAACTTTACTTTTAGAAGCTTATGATTTTGGTAAAGGTACTTCTTCTAAGTCTACTAAGATTATTCATGGTGGCTTGAGATATTTGGAAAATTTTGATTTTGCTCTAGTCAAAGAGGGTTTAAAGGAGAGATTCTCATTCTTACATAATGCACCACATCTGACACATAGACAATCTTATCTTATTCCGACACGTAGTTATTTTGAAACTATCAAATATACAATAGGTGTTAAGATGTATGAGTTTTTATCAGGTAAATATAAAATAGGTAAAAGCTATAATTTGAATAAAAAACAAACTTTAGCAGAGTTGCCAAATATCGAAGATTCAAAACTTAAGAAAAGCTTAATCTATTATGATGGCCAGTTTGATGATACCAGACTTTTAATTTCTTTGATGAAAACTTTTGAATCAAAAGATGGTGTTGCTTTAAATTATCATAAAGTTGAAAATGTATTTAGTTCAACAAGTTCAAGGTTAGATACAGTTAAAGTTTTAGATACTTTAAGTGGTGAGCAGAAAGAATTTACAGCTAAGCATATTATTAATGCTACGGGTACATTTACTGATAAAACTATAGATATTGCCAATCAGCAAGAATCACATAAATATGTATCGGTTGCGCAGGGTACGCATATTGTTTTTGATAGAAATAAGTTTCCAACTGAGCATGCAATTCTGATTCCAGAAACTGATGATGGACGTGTGTTATTTATCCTACCGTGGCATGAGCATCTGATAGTTGGTACTACTGATATTAAAAAAGAAGCTCCAAGCATTGAGCCGAAAGCTGACAAGCAAGAAATAGATTTTATACTGGAAACTTTTAACCAATATGCTAAAGAAAAAGCTACTATAGCAGATATTAGATCTGTTTACTGTGGTCAGCGCCCTTTAGTAACACCAAAAAGAGCTAAAAATTCTGCAAAAATATCACGTAAGCACGAAATTGTTGAATCCAAAGATGGTTTAATTACAGTAGTTGGTGGTAAATGGACTATTTTTAGAAGGATGGGGCAGGATGTCATTGATTATATTGAGTCTAAAAAAATTGCCCAGAAGATATCAAAAACTTCTGATGAATTGTTAGTAGATGCTATTGACTCTAAAGAGGTTTATCCTTTAAGAGTCTATGGGAAGAATGTTAATAAGATTAAAGATATCCAAGAAGAGATTGATAGTTCTGAATTACTTCATAAAGACCTACCATATTATCAGGCCGAAGTTGTTTATCACGCTCGATATGAAAAAGCTAAGACTGTTGAAGATGTATTAGCTCGTCGTACTAGAGCGGCATTTTTAGATATTAAAGCTAGTATTGAAGCATCATCAGTAGTAGCAAGACTTATGGCAAAAGAGCTTGGTAAGGATAGATCATGGCAAAGTCAGCAAGTCGAGGATTTTAAAAAATTTGCTAAAAATTTTGATGTTAAAGAACTAATATAG
- a CDS encoding MIP/aquaporin family protein has protein sequence MLEACIAEFIGTMLLILLGNGVVAGVVLNKTKSHNGGWVVITFAWGLAVFIGVLVAGPISGAHLNPAVTLALALAGKFSWVWVVPFIVSQVLGAMLGQLLVWTIYYPHYSATNDVDFKLATCCTAPAIKCIPSNLISEIVGTFVLIFAILTMHGVVVHSGSSSLTTAYPVDIGALGGIPVAFVVIAVGMSLGGTTGYAINPARDFGPRLFHAIMPIQGKGSSQWSYAWIPVIGPVIGSVIATAVYLILKTKGIF, from the coding sequence ATGTTAGAAGCATGTATTGCAGAATTTATAGGAACTATGTTACTTATACTTTTAGGTAATGGAGTTGTTGCAGGTGTAGTTTTAAATAAAACAAAGTCACACAATGGTGGTTGGGTTGTTATTACTTTTGCATGGGGGTTAGCTGTTTTTATTGGAGTTTTGGTTGCAGGACCTATCAGTGGAGCTCACCTAAATCCTGCTGTAACTTTAGCTTTAGCTTTAGCCGGTAAATTTTCATGGGTTTGGGTTGTTCCATTTATAGTTTCACAAGTTCTTGGAGCAATGCTTGGTCAACTTTTAGTTTGGACTATATACTACCCTCATTATTCAGCAACTAATGATGTTGATTTTAAACTAGCAACTTGTTGTACGGCCCCAGCTATAAAATGCATTCCGTCTAATTTAATTAGTGAGATTGTGGGCACATTTGTATTGATTTTTGCAATATTAACTATGCATGGGGTGGTGGTACATTCTGGAAGCTCTAGTTTGACTACCGCGTACCCTGTAGATATAGGAGCATTAGGAGGCATTCCTGTGGCATTTGTTGTTATTGCGGTTGGCATGTCTTTAGGCGGTACTACTGGTTATGCAATAAATCCAGCGCGAGATTTTGGTCCTAGATTATTCCATGCTATTATGCCAATACAAGGCAAAGGTTCTTCACAATGGAGTTATGCTTGGATTCCAGTAATTGGCCCAGTAATTGGTAGTGTAATTGCCACAGCCGTTTACTTGATATTAAAAACAAAAGGGATTTTCTAG
- a CDS encoding mechanosensitive ion channel domain-containing protein, with protein sequence MQAVNGGSFLMNVFVAIIILAAGFVASKYIRSLTSEFLKEYDNTISQFLANLIYAVFLILVVVIALAKLGVPISPITGVLTGIVFGIAMSLKTSYSIVASGIMLVFSKPFEVGDKVDLGGVAGVVKSIGFLYTKLADEADNEIIISNSMVVSKVITRFTKSEK encoded by the coding sequence ATGCAAGCAGTTAATGGAGGATCATTTTTGATGAATGTATTTGTTGCAATAATAATTTTAGCAGCGGGGTTTGTTGCTTCAAAGTATATTAGATCTCTTACATCTGAGTTTTTAAAAGAATATGATAATACGATATCGCAGTTTCTGGCAAACTTAATATATGCAGTATTCTTAATTTTAGTTGTTGTTATTGCTTTGGCAAAGCTTGGGGTTCCAATATCACCTATAACAGGTGTTTTAACAGGCATTGTTTTTGGTATCGCAATGTCTTTGAAAACATCTTACAGTATTGTAGCTTCTGGTATTATGCTTGTCTTTAGTAAGCCTTTTGAGGTGGGTGATAAGGTTGATCTTGGGGGAGTAGCTGGTGTGGTTAAGTCTATAGGTTTCTTATATACTAAACTTGCTGATGAAGCTGATAATGAAATTATTATTTCAAATAGTATGGTAGTGTCTAAGGTCATTACAAGATTTACTAAGTCTGAAAAATAA
- a CDS encoding ATP-dependent DNA helicase has product MQEGFFSTDKNLYLSNGQKILLNDQQLEAISQIKKFLKSQDNYFLLSGFAGTGKTTVVKKILDEYSKKAIVSAPTRKANAVISQATISHGYTIHSLLGLQPDVNLENFNPNDPVFGQIKKASISYYDFVVIDEASMINNDLLDLITKELRSSSKVLFLGDKAQIPPIGDKSSPVFDLENRYNLTILMRQAEDNPLAELSQRLRDAEESLPEFLIKRETSLNSSDEGVIFKSSNESFREELKNVFSSNSAKTDPNYAKLIAWRNKTVMQSNLIIRELVFGEKAKQLEKGDVLTGYRAVKATQKDAFLINNGVDYKVVDVSKKLKNANGIYGYDIKFLEKSRVFKGFDEKSMFIVDTQDSSNLHDYAEIHDALLFQARSDKQWSVYNSFRRDNILMKDIYRYKDGGLRNKSCWIRKDLDYGFAITVHKSQGSTYKKVFVLLKDILLNKNTAERNQILYVAMTRPQKLCVVL; this is encoded by the coding sequence ATGCAAGAAGGCTTTTTTTCTACAGATAAAAATCTTTATTTATCAAATGGCCAAAAAATACTTCTTAATGATCAGCAGTTAGAAGCGATTAGTCAGATTAAGAAATTTTTAAAAAGCCAAGATAATTATTTTTTACTTTCAGGGTTTGCCGGTACAGGTAAGACAACAGTTGTAAAAAAAATTCTTGATGAATATTCTAAGAAGGCTATAGTTTCAGCACCAACTCGTAAGGCTAATGCAGTTATATCTCAAGCAACAATATCTCATGGTTATACAATACATTCTTTATTAGGGCTGCAGCCGGATGTTAATCTTGAGAATTTTAACCCTAATGATCCAGTTTTTGGGCAAATAAAAAAAGCTTCAATAAGTTATTATGATTTTGTAGTTATAGATGAAGCTAGTATGATTAATAATGATTTACTTGATCTTATTACTAAAGAGTTACGTAGTTCATCAAAGGTTTTATTCTTGGGAGATAAAGCGCAAATTCCACCAATTGGAGATAAATCAAGTCCAGTTTTTGATTTGGAAAATAGATACAACCTTACTATTCTAATGCGCCAGGCTGAAGATAATCCATTAGCTGAATTAAGTCAAAGATTAAGAGATGCGGAAGAAAGTCTTCCTGAATTTCTGATTAAGCGAGAAACATCATTAAATAGTTCTGATGAAGGAGTCATTTTTAAATCATCTAACGAGAGCTTTCGTGAAGAGCTAAAGAATGTTTTTAGTTCAAATTCTGCAAAGACAGATCCTAATTATGCAAAGCTTATAGCATGGCGTAATAAAACCGTAATGCAGTCTAATTTAATTATTAGAGAACTAGTGTTTGGTGAAAAAGCAAAACAGCTTGAGAAAGGTGATGTTCTAACGGGTTATCGTGCGGTTAAGGCAACACAAAAAGATGCTTTTTTAATTAATAATGGCGTAGATTATAAAGTTGTTGATGTTTCTAAAAAGTTAAAAAATGCTAATGGAATATATGGTTACGATATAAAGTTTTTAGAGAAATCTAGGGTATTTAAAGGCTTTGATGAAAAAAGCATGTTTATTGTTGATACTCAGGACTCTAGCAATTTACATGATTATGCAGAGATTCATGATGCTTTATTGTTTCAAGCAAGAAGCGATAAGCAGTGGAGTGTTTATAATAGTTTTCGCAGAGATAATATTTTAATGAAAGATATATATCGATATAAAGACGGAGGCTTAAGAAACAAAAGTTGCTGGATAAGAAAAGATTTGGACTATGGATTTGCAATAACTGTTCATAAATCACAAGGTTCAACATATAAAAAAGTTTTTGTATTGTTGAAAGATATTCTTTTAAATAAAAACACAGCTGAAAGAAATCAGATTTTATATGTTGCAATGACAAGACCTCAGAAGTTGTGTGTAGTGCTATAA
- the tuf gene encoding elongation factor Tu gives MAKEKFERLKPHVNVGTIGHVDHGKTTLTAAITKVMAEKNGSEVRNFDEIDNAPEEKARGITINTSHVEYESPNRHYAHVDCPGHADYVKNMITGAAQMDGAILVCSAADGPMPQTREHILLSRQVGVPYIVVFLNKQDMVDDEELLELVEMEVRELLDQYEFPGDDTPIVTGSALKALEGEEQYVEKIVELVQAMDDYFPAPERDTEKPFILPIEDVFSISGRGTVVTGRVERGVVNVGDEVEVVGIRPTQKTTVTGVEMFRKLLDRGEAGDNVGVLVRGLKRDDVERGQVLCKPGSINPHTKFEAEVYVLSKEEGGRHTPFFKGYRPQFYFRTTDVTGAVELPEGVEMVMPGDNIKMDVTLIASIAMEEGLRFAIREGGRTVGAGVVAKIVE, from the coding sequence ATGGCTAAAGAAAAATTTGAACGTTTGAAGCCGCACGTAAACGTAGGTACAATTGGTCACGTGGATCATGGTAAAACTACTCTTACTGCTGCTATTACTAAGGTTATGGCAGAGAAGAATGGTTCGGAAGTAAGAAACTTTGATGAGATTGATAACGCACCTGAAGAAAAGGCGCGTGGTATTACTATTAATACTTCACACGTAGAGTATGAGTCTCCAAATAGACACTATGCTCACGTTGACTGTCCAGGTCACGCGGACTACGTTAAAAATATGATTACTGGTGCTGCTCAAATGGATGGCGCTATCTTGGTATGTTCTGCAGCTGACGGTCCTATGCCACAAACTCGTGAGCATATCCTACTTTCTCGTCAGGTTGGTGTACCATATATTGTTGTTTTCTTGAATAAGCAAGATATGGTTGATGATGAAGAGCTATTAGAATTGGTTGAAATGGAAGTTCGTGAGCTTCTTGATCAATATGAGTTCCCTGGTGATGATACTCCAATTGTTACTGGTTCTGCTCTTAAGGCCTTAGAAGGTGAAGAACAGTACGTTGAGAAAATTGTTGAATTAGTTCAAGCTATGGATGATTATTTCCCTGCTCCTGAGCGTGATACTGAAAAGCCATTCATCCTTCCGATTGAAGATGTTTTTTCAATTTCAGGTCGTGGTACAGTTGTAACAGGACGTGTTGAGCGTGGTGTTGTAAATGTTGGTGATGAGGTTGAGGTTGTTGGTATTCGTCCTACTCAAAAAACTACTGTAACTGGTGTTGAAATGTTCCGTAAGCTTCTAGATAGAGGAGAAGCAGGGGATAACGTTGGTGTTCTAGTTCGTGGTCTTAAGAGAGATGATGTTGAACGTGGTCAAGTATTATGTAAGCCTGGTTCAATTAATCCTCATACTAAGTTTGAAGCTGAAGTATATGTTCTTTCAAAGGAAGAGGGTGGTAGACATACTCCTTTCTTTAAAGGTTATAGACCTCAATTCTACTTCCGTACTACAGATGTAACTGGTGCTGTTGAATTACCGGAAGGTGTAGAGATGGTTATGCCTGGCGATAATATCAAAATGGATGTTACATTAATTGCTTCTATCGCTATGGAAGAAGGTCTGCGCTTTGCTATCCGTGAAGGTGGTAGAACTGTAGGCGCTGGTGTTGTTGCTAAAATTGTCGAGTAA
- the secE gene encoding preprotein translocase subunit SecE: MKKNQNFNNKVWISGATKTAEVEKVSKFKNALLWIVAIAIIVFGVVITMYSDILGVAYSTFNTSLVVVVVLLALIVARFTNQGSHFWAFFQASKLELAKVVWPTRKETMTITAMVIAVVIVFALIISLFGVIFENFIQYFLG, from the coding sequence GTGAAAAAGAATCAAAATTTTAATAATAAAGTTTGGATTAGTGGGGCAACAAAAACTGCTGAAGTAGAGAAGGTTTCTAAATTTAAGAATGCTCTTCTATGGATTGTGGCTATTGCAATAATAGTTTTTGGTGTTGTGATTACTATGTATTCAGATATCTTGGGTGTTGCATATAGTACTTTCAATACATCATTGGTTGTTGTTGTAGTTTTGCTTGCATTAATTGTTGCAAGGTTTACGAATCAAGGAAGCCATTTTTGGGCATTTTTCCAGGCATCTAAGCTTGAGTTAGCAAAAGTTGTTTGGCCAACTCGTAAAGAAACTATGACAATTACAGCTATGGTTATTGCAGTTGTTATAGTTTTTGCACTAATAATATCTTTATTTGGTGTTATATTTGAAAATTTCATTCAATATTTTCTAGGTTAA
- the nusG gene encoding transcription termination/antitermination protein NusG, translated as MLWYVVQVHSGYEKRVKTQLEENIEIVGLQKSFGRILVPTENVVEMRGGQKRKSERKYFPSYVLIEVDLTTEAWDVIKAVPRVLTVVGSRGKPIPLSKPEIERILGFMEDGDAAIEPRLRKSYQVGEVVRVLEGPFNDFTGVVEEVNYEKSRLRVAVSIFGRSTPVELEFSQVEKES; from the coding sequence ATGCTTTGGTATGTTGTGCAAGTGCACTCTGGTTATGAAAAAAGAGTAAAGACTCAGCTTGAAGAAAATATTGAAATAGTGGGTCTACAGAAAAGTTTTGGTAGGATTTTAGTTCCTACAGAAAATGTCGTTGAGATGCGAGGCGGTCAAAAGCGTAAGAGTGAGAGAAAATATTTCCCTAGTTACGTTTTGATTGAGGTTGATTTAACTACAGAGGCTTGGGATGTTATTAAAGCAGTCCCTAGAGTGTTGACTGTAGTTGGTTCAAGAGGAAAGCCAATTCCTTTAAGTAAGCCTGAAATTGAGAGAATTTTAGGATTTATGGAAGATGGTGATGCTGCTATTGAACCTAGATTAAGAAAATCATACCAGGTTGGTGAAGTTGTTAGGGTTCTTGAGGGGCCATTTAATGACTTTACTGGAGTGGTGGAAGAAGTTAACTATGAGAAATCAAGATTGAGAGTTGCGGTATCTATATTTGGTAGATCTACGCCTGTTGAACTTGAGTTTTCACAAGTTGAGAAAGAGTCTTAA
- the rplK gene encoding 50S ribosomal protein L11 — MAKKKIEAIIKLQVAAGKANPSPPIGPALGQHGVNIMGFCKEFNAKTQGMEPGMPIPVEISVYSDRSFTFEMKTPPASFLIKKAIKVKSGSSNPSKDFVGTIAREQLEEIAKVKDPDLTAADLDAAVRIIAGSARSMGVKVEGVE, encoded by the coding sequence ATGGCTAAGAAAAAAATAGAAGCTATTATTAAGTTGCAAGTTGCAGCAGGTAAAGCAAACCCGAGTCCACCAATTGGCCCTGCGTTAGGTCAGCATGGTGTAAATATTATGGGTTTCTGTAAAGAGTTTAATGCTAAAACACAGGGAATGGAGCCAGGTATGCCAATTCCTGTTGAAATATCTGTATATAGCGATCGTAGCTTTACGTTTGAAATGAAAACGCCACCGGCTTCTTTTTTGATTAAAAAGGCAATAAAAGTTAAGTCAGGTTCATCAAATCCTTCAAAAGATTTTGTTGGAACTATTGCTCGTGAGCAGTTAGAAGAAATTGCTAAGGTGAAAGATCCTGATTTAACAGCTGCAGATTTAGATGCTGCTGTAAGAATTATTGCTGGTTCAGCTCGTAGTATGGGTGTAAAAGTAGAAGGGGTTGAGTAA
- the rplA gene encoding 50S ribosomal protein L1 — protein MAKISKRMKNIAAKVDAEKKYPVTEAFGILKEVSSVKFVESVDVSVTLGVDPRKSDQVVRGASVLPNGTGKTVRVAVFAKGPAAEAAKEAGADIVGMEDLADEVKKGNMDFDVVVASPDSMRVVGQLGQILGPKGLMPNPKVGTVTMDVAKAVTDAKAGQVRYRVDKAGIIHTTIGKVSFDIDALRQNLEQLLTDLKKAKPAVSKGIYLKKVSVSSTMGPGIGVDFSDLNI, from the coding sequence ATGGCTAAAATTTCAAAAAGAATGAAAAATATTGCTGCTAAAGTAGATGCAGAGAAGAAATACCCTGTAACAGAGGCTTTTGGGATTCTAAAAGAAGTATCATCTGTTAAGTTTGTAGAGTCTGTAGATGTTTCGGTTACTCTTGGTGTTGATCCTCGTAAATCTGATCAAGTTGTAAGAGGCGCTTCGGTACTTCCTAATGGTACTGGTAAGACTGTTAGAGTTGCAGTTTTTGCTAAAGGCCCAGCTGCTGAGGCAGCTAAAGAGGCTGGTGCTGATATTGTAGGTATGGAAGATTTAGCTGATGAAGTTAAGAAAGGCAATATGGACTTTGATGTTGTGGTAGCCTCTCCTGATTCTATGAGAGTTGTAGGTCAGTTAGGTCAAATTTTAGGTCCTAAAGGTCTTATGCCAAACCCTAAGGTTGGTACTGTAACTATGGATGTTGCTAAAGCTGTAACAGATGCTAAAGCAGGTCAAGTTAGATATAGAGTTGATAAGGCTGGTATTATACATACTACTATTGGCAAGGTTAGTTTTGATATAGATGCATTAAGGCAGAACTTAGAACAGTTACTAACTGATCTTAAAAAAGCTAAACCTGCAGTATCAAAAGGTATATATCTGAAAAAAGTTTCTGTATCTAGCACTATGGGTCCAGGAATTGGTGTTGACTTTTCAGATTTAAATATATAG
- the rplJ gene encoding 50S ribosomal protein L10, producing the protein MALRIEDKKAIVAEVAEHVSSALSAAVADYRGLTVNEMTSLRKQARESGVYLRVVRNNLARLAIKGTDFECLGDALVGPLVLALSKDEPGAAAKLFKSFQKDNSAFEVKNLAMSGELFGPEKLDDFAKLPTREEALATLLNVMQAPVTKFVRTLNEVPSQAVRVFAAVGDSK; encoded by the coding sequence ATGGCACTTAGAATAGAGGATAAAAAAGCAATTGTTGCTGAAGTTGCTGAACATGTGTCCTCAGCATTGTCTGCAGCAGTAGCAGACTACCGTGGTTTGACTGTTAATGAAATGACTTCATTAAGAAAACAAGCCCGTGAGTCTGGAGTTTATTTAAGAGTTGTTCGTAACAACTTAGCACGTTTAGCAATTAAAGGAACTGATTTTGAGTGTCTTGGAGATGCTCTTGTTGGTCCTCTTGTTCTTGCTCTTTCTAAGGATGAGCCAGGTGCAGCAGCCAAGCTATTTAAAAGCTTTCAAAAAGACAATAGTGCTTTTGAAGTTAAAAATTTAGCTATGTCTGGTGAACTGTTTGGTCCTGAAAAGTTAGATGACTTTGCTAAGCTTCCTACAAGGGAAGAGGCACTTGCTACATTACTTAATGTTATGCAAGCACCAGTTACTAAGTTTGTTCGTACTCTTAATGAGGTTCCGTCACAAGCGGTACGAGTATTTGCTGCTGTTGGAGATAGTAAATAA
- the rplL gene encoding 50S ribosomal protein L7/L12: MYITKEDILNAVADMSVMDVCDLVKLMEEKFGVSAAAAVSVAGPAAGGQEAAVEEKTDFDVVLTEAGSNKIAAIKAVRAVTGLGLKEAKAAVEGTPFTVKEAAAKEEAEELKKQLEEAGAKVELK; encoded by the coding sequence ATGTATATAACAAAAGAAGATATCCTAAATGCTGTTGCTGATATGAGCGTAATGGATGTATGTGATCTAGTTAAGTTAATGGAAGAAAAATTCGGTGTTTCTGCAGCTGCAGCTGTTTCTGTTGCAGGTCCTGCTGCTGGTGGTCAAGAGGCTGCTGTAGAAGAGAAAACTGATTTTGATGTGGTTTTAACTGAAGCAGGTTCAAACAAAATTGCTGCTATTAAAGCAGTAAGAGCTGTGACTGGTTTAGGTCTTAAAGAAGCAAAAGCTGCTGTAGAAGGTACGCCTTTCACAGTTAAAGAGGCTGCTGCTAAAGAAGAAGCTGAAGAGCTTAAAAAACAACTTGAAGAAGCTGGCGCTAAAGTTGAGCTTAAATAA